Proteins encoded in a region of the Streptomyces sp. PCS3-D2 genome:
- a CDS encoding long-chain fatty acid--CoA ligase, whose translation MLSTMQDVPLLVTRILRHGMTIHGKSQVTTWTGEAEPHRRSFAEIGLRATRLAGALRDELGVQQDDRVATLMWNNAEHVEAYFAIPSMGAVLHTLNLRLPAEQLVFIVNHAADRVVLVNGTLLPLLAPLLPHLPTIEHVVVTGIGDRSVLDGLNVRVHEYEELIEGRSDSYDWPELDERQAAAMCYTSGTTGDPKGVVYSHRSLYLHSMQVNMAESMGLTDKDTTLVVVPQFHVNAWGLPHATFMTGINMLMPDRFLQPGPLAEMIEREKPSHAAAVPTIWQGLLAEVIAHPRDLSSMKQVTIGGAACPPSLMEAYDKLGVRVCHAWGMTETSPLGTMAHPPAGLSAEEEWPYRITQGRFPAGVEARLVGPGGDLLPWDGASAGELEVRGNWIANAYYGGAAGEPFQPEDKFSADGWLKTGDVGVISPDGYLTLTDRAKDVIKSGGEWISSVSLENALMAHPEVAEAAVVAVPDEKWGERPLATVVLKDGATVDYTGLREFLSQSIAKWQLPERWSTVDAVPKTSVGKFDKKVIRQQYADGALEVTKIA comes from the coding sequence TTGCTCAGCACCATGCAGGACGTACCGCTCCTCGTCACCCGCATACTCCGTCACGGGATGACGATCCACGGGAAGTCCCAGGTCACGACCTGGACCGGGGAGGCAGAGCCGCACCGCCGCAGCTTCGCCGAGATCGGCCTCCGCGCCACCCGCCTCGCCGGCGCCCTGCGCGACGAGCTCGGGGTGCAGCAGGACGACCGTGTCGCCACCCTCATGTGGAACAACGCCGAGCATGTGGAGGCGTACTTCGCGATCCCTTCCATGGGTGCGGTCCTGCACACGCTGAACCTGCGGCTTCCCGCGGAACAGTTGGTCTTCATCGTCAACCACGCCGCCGACCGGGTCGTCCTGGTCAACGGCACGCTGCTGCCGCTCCTGGCACCGCTGCTGCCGCATCTGCCGACCATCGAACACGTCGTCGTGACCGGCATCGGCGACCGCTCGGTGCTCGACGGCCTGAACGTGCGTGTCCACGAGTACGAGGAGCTCATCGAGGGCCGCTCCGACAGCTACGACTGGCCGGAGCTGGACGAGCGCCAGGCGGCCGCCATGTGCTACACCTCCGGCACGACCGGGGACCCGAAGGGCGTCGTCTACTCCCACCGCTCCCTCTACCTGCACTCCATGCAGGTGAACATGGCCGAGTCCATGGGGCTGACCGACAAGGACACCACCCTCGTGGTGGTTCCGCAGTTCCACGTGAACGCCTGGGGCCTGCCGCACGCCACCTTCATGACCGGCATCAACATGCTGATGCCGGACCGCTTCCTGCAGCCCGGCCCGCTCGCCGAGATGATCGAGCGGGAGAAGCCCTCGCACGCCGCGGCCGTCCCCACCATCTGGCAGGGGCTGCTGGCGGAGGTCATCGCCCATCCCCGTGACCTGAGCTCGATGAAGCAGGTCACCATCGGCGGAGCGGCCTGCCCGCCCTCCCTGATGGAGGCCTACGACAAGCTCGGGGTCCGCGTCTGCCACGCCTGGGGCATGACGGAGACCTCCCCGCTGGGCACGATGGCGCACCCGCCGGCCGGCCTGAGCGCAGAGGAGGAGTGGCCCTACCGGATCACCCAGGGCCGCTTCCCGGCAGGTGTCGAAGCCCGGCTGGTCGGTCCCGGCGGCGACCTGCTGCCCTGGGACGGCGCGTCGGCCGGCGAGCTCGAAGTACGCGGCAACTGGATAGCGAACGCCTACTACGGCGGTGCCGCCGGCGAACCCTTCCAGCCCGAGGACAAGTTCAGCGCCGACGGGTGGCTCAAGACCGGGGACGTCGGAGTCATCAGCCCGGACGGCTACCTCACCCTCACCGACCGCGCCAAGGACGTGATCAAGTCCGGCGGAGAGTGGATATCGAGCGTTTCGTTGGAGAACGCCCTCATGGCGCACCCCGAGGTCGCCGAGGCCGCGGTGGTCGCCGTCCCCGACGAGAAGTGGGGTGAGCGGCCGCTGGCCACCGTCGTCCTCAAGGACGGCGCGACCGTGGACTACACGGGACTGCGCGAGTTCCTCTCGCAGTCGATCGCCAAGTGGCAGCTGCCGGAGCGCTGGAGCACCGTCGACGCCGTGCCGAAGACGAGCGTCGGCAAGTTCGACAAGAAGGTGATCCGCCAGCAGTACGCGGACGGCGCACTGGAGGTCACCAAGATCGCCTGA
- a CDS encoding antibiotic biosynthesis monooxygenase has translation MAIIHTTEHTVPADNGEVNLLIARQVEPGHEEAFEAWAHGILETAAGFPDHLGYGLFRPATEGGPWFLVHRFRNQAAFQRWQDSAERAQWFSNCLGHHHTEIARRELHGMETWFAKPGTTRPAPPRWKMAISSGLAIFPLSLAGNALLGPYLVDLHVVLRTAAFAVVFSTLMTYLAMPAVSRLLRPWLTR, from the coding sequence ATGGCCATCATCCACACGACCGAGCACACCGTCCCCGCCGACAACGGGGAGGTGAACCTTCTCATCGCACGACAGGTCGAGCCCGGGCACGAGGAGGCGTTCGAGGCCTGGGCGCACGGGATCTTGGAGACGGCAGCCGGTTTCCCGGACCATCTGGGCTACGGGCTCTTCCGCCCGGCGACCGAGGGCGGGCCGTGGTTCCTGGTCCACCGCTTCCGCAACCAGGCCGCCTTCCAGCGCTGGCAGGACTCCGCGGAACGGGCCCAGTGGTTCTCCAACTGCCTGGGCCACCACCATACGGAGATAGCCCGGCGGGAACTGCACGGAATGGAGACGTGGTTCGCCAAGCCGGGCACGACCCGGCCCGCGCCGCCGCGGTGGAAGATGGCCATCAGCTCGGGGCTGGCCATCTTCCCCCTCTCGCTCGCGGGCAACGCGCTGCTCGGGCCGTACCTGGTGGATCTGCACGTCGTGCTGCGCACGGCCGCCTTCGCGGTCGTCTTCAGCACCCTGATGACCTACCTGGCCATGCCCGCAGTCAGCAGGCTGCTGCGGCCATGGCTCACACGCTGA
- a CDS encoding PAS domain-containing protein — protein sequence MSSRPSRGAARLAAILDALPDALLLVNANGTVVNANSIALEVMESPGTGLVGRGLLDLLPEFDSKLIPGSMRRPGEDTGGRTKPKRMIARRTDGSEFPVEVTSAHLDGRDAYREPQPAYTGDELLMLVVRDLSETVDTEAELARSQRQTEMILRAAAEGVVGTDTDGRVVLVNPAAAQILGYRATDLGNRELHGLVQHSRADGSPFPFEESPLADTLRSGRKHRVRGQVLWNKAGQPVAVDLTTSPVRDGEQLVGAVMTFTDRRPYDALAARHAQLIAVLRDSLRGPLDELRGELATLAADDAGQLWPEANQLLHHLAAGYSRMTTLVDNVLGFQRLDAGRDKLSKKKVLINGVVTAGVDGAVELIGPGRAQFAVHAPTIEAEVDAERISTALAHLVADVAGVDATGKTRQGSGYSDSTIVVAAAQRGDVVRIEVRGPYEGGDPVHEPIVRGIVAAHGGVLQTVEVPGAPGGAYVLELPLGAGAGTVTLPEPPEEPAEGAGPDGSGTAGGAAPGKVSGGRRGRRGVDAFLEDEAPGRGAAQDGAGGGALALPSGRRRAAEATPQPGPELAQSPVNPAGLGTGRRRGRAGDDSGESGAPEGQSGPGRPVAPQGNAMPALPPVPAVPPVPVTEHPAGRRRALGQAGPAQPGGPVPATGLGPTPAPARPIAPEGGFALPAGPAPVPPAAPAPADSGPAAASPAATASEGEGGSDAAAPAGRRGRRALGAPGTEPEAPAAAASDVPAENPTGRRRALSGAPAWPVPGRTAAEEDGASGQVAVPGARRPQDAPVQGQSAQPISVRALGTLGQGIAVDPAGAAPAAGSGSGRRRRLAEPSPQGRAFAIGAPEAGSDEGPEPLDGPGGAVEVVNRPVPQPVDDELPPEPLDNPRRLLVWPAPDVQTQQALSDRGYRPVVVHSREEVDAQIAAFPAALFVDPLTGPITRTALQSLRQAAVAAEVPVLVTAGLGQATREAAYGADPAVLLKALAPRDSEQHPSRVLLIEERDEIATALTAALERRGMQVARAGADTDAVELATRMRPNLVVMDLMQVRRRRAGIVDWLRANGQLNRTPLVVYTATGIEPAELPRLASGESVLFLAERATTADVQGRIVDLLAKIGTN from the coding sequence GTGAGCAGCAGGCCATCCCGAGGCGCTGCTCGCCTCGCAGCAATACTCGACGCCCTTCCGGACGCGCTGTTGCTCGTCAACGCCAACGGCACGGTCGTCAACGCCAATTCGATCGCGCTCGAGGTCATGGAGAGCCCCGGCACCGGACTGGTCGGCCGAGGCCTGCTCGACCTCCTGCCCGAGTTCGACTCCAAGCTGATCCCCGGCTCCATGCGTCGGCCCGGCGAGGACACCGGCGGCCGCACCAAGCCCAAGCGGATGATCGCCCGCCGCACCGACGGCTCCGAGTTCCCCGTCGAGGTCACCAGCGCCCACCTTGACGGCCGCGACGCCTACCGCGAGCCGCAACCCGCCTACACCGGTGACGAGCTGCTGATGCTCGTGGTCCGTGACCTCTCCGAGACCGTCGACACCGAGGCCGAGCTGGCCCGGTCCCAGCGGCAGACCGAGATGATCCTGCGCGCCGCCGCCGAGGGCGTCGTGGGCACCGATACCGACGGCCGCGTCGTACTCGTCAACCCGGCGGCCGCCCAGATCCTCGGCTACCGCGCCACCGACCTCGGCAACCGCGAACTGCACGGCCTGGTCCAGCACTCCCGCGCCGACGGCTCGCCCTTCCCGTTCGAGGAGTCCCCGCTCGCCGACACCCTGCGCAGCGGACGCAAGCACCGCGTCCGCGGGCAGGTGCTGTGGAACAAGGCCGGGCAGCCGGTCGCCGTCGACCTGACCACCTCTCCCGTACGGGACGGGGAGCAGCTCGTGGGCGCCGTCATGACCTTCACGGACCGCCGGCCCTACGACGCCCTGGCCGCGCGGCACGCGCAGCTGATCGCCGTCCTCCGGGACTCCCTGCGCGGCCCGCTGGACGAGCTGCGCGGCGAGCTGGCGACCCTGGCCGCCGACGACGCCGGACAGCTCTGGCCGGAGGCCAACCAGCTCCTGCACCACCTGGCCGCCGGGTACTCCCGGATGACCACCCTGGTGGACAACGTGCTCGGCTTCCAACGCCTGGACGCCGGCCGCGACAAGCTCTCGAAGAAGAAGGTCCTCATCAACGGCGTGGTCACGGCCGGCGTCGACGGTGCCGTCGAGCTGATCGGCCCCGGTCGGGCCCAGTTCGCCGTCCACGCGCCCACCATCGAGGCCGAGGTGGACGCGGAGCGGATCTCGACCGCCCTCGCGCACCTGGTCGCGGACGTCGCCGGCGTGGACGCCACCGGCAAGACCCGTCAGGGCAGCGGATACAGCGATTCGACGATCGTGGTGGCCGCCGCGCAGCGCGGCGACGTCGTACGGATCGAGGTGCGCGGTCCCTACGAGGGCGGCGACCCGGTCCACGAGCCGATCGTCAGGGGCATCGTGGCCGCGCACGGCGGTGTGCTGCAGACGGTGGAGGTGCCGGGCGCACCCGGCGGTGCCTACGTCCTGGAACTCCCGCTCGGCGCGGGGGCCGGGACGGTGACCCTGCCCGAGCCGCCGGAGGAGCCCGCGGAGGGCGCCGGGCCGGACGGCTCCGGAACGGCCGGGGGCGCCGCCCCCGGGAAGGTCTCCGGCGGCCGGCGGGGCCGGCGCGGAGTGGACGCCTTCCTGGAGGACGAGGCCCCGGGCCGCGGGGCCGCGCAGGACGGGGCGGGCGGAGGCGCTCTCGCGCTGCCCTCGGGCCGGCGGCGAGCGGCCGAGGCCACGCCGCAGCCGGGTCCCGAGCTGGCGCAGTCCCCGGTGAATCCCGCGGGCCTCGGTACCGGACGCAGGCGCGGCCGGGCCGGTGACGACAGTGGCGAGAGCGGCGCTCCCGAGGGCCAGAGCGGCCCCGGTCGGCCCGTGGCACCGCAGGGCAACGCCATGCCGGCGCTACCGCCCGTGCCCGCAGTACCTCCGGTTCCGGTGACCGAGCACCCGGCCGGCCGGCGGCGTGCGCTGGGGCAGGCCGGTCCGGCCCAGCCCGGCGGTCCCGTCCCGGCGACGGGGCTCGGCCCGACGCCCGCTCCGGCTCGGCCCATCGCCCCCGAGGGCGGCTTCGCGCTGCCCGCCGGCCCGGCCCCGGTGCCCCCCGCCGCACCTGCTCCCGCAGACTCCGGCCCGGCAGCCGCCAGCCCGGCTGCCACTGCCTCCGAGGGCGAAGGTGGGTCCGATGCCGCGGCGCCGGCGGGGCGGCGTGGCCGCAGGGCCCTGGGAGCCCCCGGTACCGAGCCCGAGGCCCCGGCCGCCGCAGCGTCCGACGTGCCTGCCGAGAACCCGACCGGGCGTCGGCGCGCGCTGTCCGGTGCCCCCGCGTGGCCGGTTCCGGGCCGTACCGCTGCCGAGGAGGACGGGGCCTCCGGCCAGGTCGCGGTCCCCGGAGCACGCCGGCCGCAGGACGCCCCGGTGCAGGGGCAGTCCGCGCAGCCGATCAGCGTGCGGGCTCTGGGCACGCTCGGCCAGGGCATCGCCGTCGATCCCGCCGGAGCGGCCCCTGCCGCGGGTTCCGGCTCCGGCCGCCGTCGTCGGCTCGCCGAGCCCAGCCCGCAGGGGCGGGCCTTCGCCATAGGTGCCCCGGAGGCGGGTTCCGACGAGGGCCCCGAGCCGCTGGACGGCCCGGGCGGTGCGGTCGAGGTGGTCAACCGGCCCGTACCGCAGCCCGTGGACGACGAACTGCCGCCTGAGCCACTGGACAACCCGCGCCGGCTCCTGGTGTGGCCGGCGCCCGACGTGCAGACGCAGCAGGCGCTCAGCGACCGCGGCTACCGGCCGGTGGTCGTGCACTCCCGCGAGGAGGTGGACGCGCAGATCGCCGCCTTCCCGGCCGCACTGTTCGTCGACCCGCTGACCGGGCCGATCACCCGGACCGCTCTGCAGTCGCTGCGGCAGGCTGCGGTGGCCGCCGAGGTGCCCGTACTGGTCACGGCCGGGCTGGGGCAGGCCACGCGGGAAGCCGCGTACGGCGCCGATCCGGCCGTGCTGCTCAAGGCACTGGCGCCGCGCGACAGCGAACAGCACCCTTCCCGCGTGCTGCTGATCGAGGAGCGGGACGAGATCGCGACCGCGCTCACGGCTGCCCTGGAGCGGCGCGGCATGCAGGTCGCCCGGGCGGGCGCGGACACCGACGCCGTGGAACTGGCGACGCGGATGCGGCCCAACCTGGTGGTCATGGACCTGATGCAGGTGCGCCGTCGGCGGGCCGGGATCGTGGACTGGCTACGGGCCAACGGGCAGCTGAACCGCACCCCACTGGTCGTCTACACGGCGACCGGCATCGAGCCGGCCGAACTTCCCCGGCTGGCCTCGGGCGAGAGCGTGCTCTTCCTCGCCGAGCGGGCCACCACGGCAGACGTGCAGGGCCGCATCGTGGACCTGCTGGCCAAGATCGGCACCAACTAG
- a CDS encoding SSI family serine proteinase inhibitor, which yields MLRLAAFAVTSALATAAAGPLPPLPLGQLLAPPDRLTMTMADTGNRQLDREYTLECGPVGGDHPEAEGACARLDQFAREGRNPFAPVSPDQICTKQYGGPATARVTGTWNGRKVNATFRRTDGCEIKRWDELEPLLPSGRS from the coding sequence ATGCTGCGTCTCGCCGCCTTCGCCGTCACCTCGGCCCTGGCCACCGCGGCCGCCGGGCCGCTGCCCCCACTGCCCCTGGGACAGCTGCTGGCCCCGCCCGACCGGCTGACCATGACCATGGCCGACACCGGCAACCGCCAGCTGGACCGCGAGTACACGCTCGAATGCGGCCCCGTCGGCGGCGACCACCCGGAGGCCGAGGGCGCCTGCGCCCGACTGGACCAGTTCGCCAGGGAGGGGCGCAACCCCTTCGCCCCCGTGTCCCCGGACCAGATCTGCACCAAGCAGTACGGCGGCCCCGCCACCGCACGCGTCACCGGAACATGGAACGGACGCAAGGTGAACGCCACCTTCCGGCGGACGGACGGATGCGAAATCAAGCGCTGGGACGAGTTGGAACCTCTGCTTCCGAGTGGGCGTTCCTGA
- a CDS encoding PH domain-containing protein, with the protein MGLFGNAHTVDPVSAQRDYARLLGQGEQVHAAFLLIRDTILFTDRRLVLVDKQGLTGKKVEYHSVPYRSITHFSVETAGHFDLDAELKIWISGSSTPIEKTFTKGVDIYEVQAILTQFVAR; encoded by the coding sequence ATGGGACTGTTCGGGAATGCGCACACCGTCGACCCCGTGTCGGCGCAGCGGGACTACGCGCGGCTGCTGGGGCAGGGGGAGCAGGTGCACGCGGCCTTCCTGCTGATCCGGGACACGATCCTGTTCACCGACCGGCGGCTGGTGCTCGTGGACAAGCAGGGGCTCACGGGCAAGAAGGTGGAGTACCACTCCGTCCCGTACCGGAGCATCACGCACTTCTCCGTGGAGACGGCCGGCCACTTCGATCTGGACGCCGAGCTGAAGATCTGGATATCCGGCAGCTCGACGCCGATCGAGAAGACCTTCACCAAGGGTGTCGACATCTACGAGGTGCAGGCGATCCTGACGCAGTTCGTCGCCCGGTAG
- a CDS encoding SMP-30/gluconolactonase/LRE family protein — MSAIADLTLYEILDERFTTGRCTHGDARLDRLYDDCRWAEGPLYLPAWRQLVWSDIPNDRMLRWDEATGAVSVFRSPAGHSNGNTLDREGRLISCEQGNRRVTRTEPDGSITVIADRFEGKRLNSPNDAVVRSDGSVWFSDPDFGITTDYEGHRASSEIGACNLYRADPSTGEVRIVADGFLGPNGLVFSADENELYAADTRAGHIRAFKVTDDGTLTDDRVFTTCPGIDNIRFDDQGRLWAAAMENGVYCYAADGTLIGRLRIPEPVSNIAFGGPKNNRLFITATTSLYSLVMSVTGLPRVL, encoded by the coding sequence ATGTCTGCCATAGCCGACCTCACCTTGTACGAGATTCTGGACGAACGCTTCACGACCGGCCGCTGCACCCACGGCGACGCCCGGCTGGACCGGCTCTACGACGACTGCCGCTGGGCAGAGGGCCCGCTGTACCTGCCGGCCTGGCGGCAACTCGTCTGGAGCGACATCCCCAACGACCGGATGCTGCGCTGGGACGAAGCGACCGGGGCGGTCTCCGTCTTCCGCTCACCCGCCGGCCACTCCAACGGCAACACCCTCGACCGCGAAGGCCGCCTGATCTCGTGCGAACAGGGCAACCGGCGCGTGACCCGCACCGAGCCCGACGGCAGCATCACCGTCATCGCCGACCGCTTCGAAGGCAAACGCCTCAACAGCCCGAACGACGCGGTGGTTCGATCGGACGGCTCCGTCTGGTTCTCAGACCCCGACTTCGGCATCACCACCGACTACGAGGGCCATCGCGCATCCAGCGAGATCGGCGCCTGCAACCTCTACCGAGCCGACCCCTCGACCGGCGAGGTGCGCATCGTCGCCGACGGCTTCCTCGGCCCCAACGGCCTCGTCTTCTCCGCCGACGAGAACGAGCTGTACGCCGCGGACACCAGGGCGGGCCACATCCGCGCTTTCAAGGTCACCGACGACGGCACCCTCACCGACGACCGGGTCTTCACCACCTGCCCCGGCATCGACAACATCCGCTTCGACGACCAGGGCCGGCTCTGGGCGGCCGCGATGGAGAACGGCGTCTACTGCTATGCCGCGGACGGGACCCTGATCGGCCGACTGCGCATCCCCGAGCCCGTCTCGAACATCGCCTTCGGCGGCCCCAAGAACAACCGCCTCTTCATCACCGCCACCACCTCCCTCTACTCGCTGGTGATGTCGGTGACCGGCCTCCCCCGGGTCCTCTGA
- a CDS encoding Lrp/AsnC family transcriptional regulator: MDDIDRALVLRLQQDAGQSYAALGTAVGLSAGATHERVRKLRERGVIRRTTIDVDPTAVGSGVLAYVMVDANAWMGESAEAFAAIPEIQEAHIIAGSASVLVKVRTASTEQLQDVLRRLYAIDGVSGTHATVVLDTFFERPLPL, encoded by the coding sequence GTGGACGACATCGACCGGGCGCTCGTCCTGCGCCTGCAGCAGGACGCCGGGCAGTCCTACGCGGCCCTCGGCACGGCCGTCGGGCTTTCTGCCGGGGCCACCCATGAGCGGGTACGCAAACTGCGCGAGCGCGGGGTGATCCGGCGGACCACCATCGATGTGGACCCGACCGCCGTCGGCAGCGGGGTCCTCGCCTACGTGATGGTCGACGCCAACGCCTGGATGGGAGAGTCCGCGGAAGCCTTCGCCGCGATCCCGGAGATCCAGGAGGCGCACATCATCGCGGGCAGCGCGTCGGTGCTGGTGAAGGTCCGCACGGCCTCGACCGAGCAGTTGCAGGACGTCCTGCGCCGCCTCTACGCCATCGACGGCGTCAGCGGTACGCACGCGACCGTCGTCCTGGACACCTTCTTCGAGCGGCCGCTCCCGCTGTGA
- a CDS encoding DUF2797 domain-containing protein — protein sequence MTWWCTGIRWKGSGPVIGWYGQGRGERASALEYGQLLAFVARGERHCLGVWRAGKRTPCPASATVPGTGGGAQCPECARLDRSFSVAADTNAADPRTYRVYLAWFGPGLVKVGITAEERGRARLLEQGAMSWTWLGRGPLMAARRTEELLRAALGVPDRIPYARKRAVRAHLPGAPERAREVAELHGRAVALAGWPESLERLGCEVSDHAAVFGMDDWQGRPSPDRVVAQMTADGAVVGRLVGAAGPDLHVEDGLVVDTRLLAGWELAAPCEGAATSVPVVQIPPAGAPPAEQDGLF from the coding sequence GTGACCTGGTGGTGCACCGGGATCCGGTGGAAGGGGTCCGGACCCGTCATCGGCTGGTACGGCCAAGGGAGAGGCGAGCGCGCGAGCGCGCTGGAGTACGGGCAGCTGTTGGCCTTCGTCGCACGCGGGGAACGGCACTGCCTGGGCGTGTGGAGGGCCGGGAAGCGGACGCCCTGTCCGGCCTCCGCCACCGTTCCCGGGACTGGAGGCGGTGCGCAGTGCCCCGAATGCGCCCGCCTCGACCGGTCGTTCTCCGTGGCGGCCGACACCAACGCCGCCGATCCGCGGACCTACCGGGTCTATCTGGCCTGGTTCGGCCCCGGCCTGGTCAAGGTCGGGATCACCGCCGAGGAGCGCGGCCGTGCCCGGCTGCTGGAGCAGGGTGCGATGTCGTGGACCTGGCTGGGACGCGGGCCGCTGATGGCGGCCCGGCGTACCGAGGAGCTGTTGCGGGCGGCGCTCGGGGTGCCCGACCGGATCCCGTACGCGCGCAAGCGCGCCGTACGGGCTCATCTGCCCGGCGCGCCGGAGCGGGCGCGGGAGGTCGCAGAGCTGCACGGCCGGGCTGTGGCCCTGGCCGGGTGGCCGGAGTCCCTGGAGCGGCTGGGATGTGAAGTCTCCGACCATGCAGCGGTGTTCGGGATGGACGACTGGCAGGGGCGCCCGTCCCCGGACCGGGTGGTCGCGCAGATGACGGCCGACGGGGCCGTCGTGGGGCGGCTGGTCGGCGCCGCCGGGCCCGATCTGCACGTCGAGGACGGTTTGGTGGTCGACACCCGGCTGTTGGCCGGCTGGGAGCTCGCCGCACCGTGCGAGGGGGCGGCGACCTCGGTTCCGGTCGTACAGATCCCACCCGCAGGAGCCCCGCCCGCGGAGCAGGACGGGCTGTTCTGA
- a CDS encoding amidohydrolase family protein, translating into MSATADAVRVFRQRLGLPGLVDVHTHFMPERVLEKVWDHFDAIGPLTGVEWPITYRLEEEQRVALLRDFGVRAFTSMLYPHKPEMAAWLNAWSAAFAARTPDCLHTATFFPEQGVDAYVHQAVEAGARVFKAHLQVGGYDPNDRLLDPVWGLLAEADIPTVIHCGSGPVPGRYTGPAPVARLLDRHPRLPLIIAHMGLPEYADFLDLADRHPTVRFDTTMAFTDFSERFGGFPPADLGRLADLGDRILFGTDFPNIPYPYEHQLAALERLGLGDPWLRAVCHDNGARLFMLDG; encoded by the coding sequence GTGTCCGCAACGGCTGACGCGGTCCGCGTCTTCCGACAGAGGCTCGGGCTGCCCGGACTGGTCGACGTCCACACGCACTTCATGCCCGAGCGGGTCCTGGAGAAGGTGTGGGACCACTTCGATGCCATCGGCCCCCTGACCGGCGTCGAGTGGCCCATCACCTATCGCCTCGAGGAGGAGCAGCGCGTCGCGCTCCTGCGGGATTTCGGGGTTCGGGCCTTCACTTCCATGCTCTACCCGCACAAGCCGGAGATGGCCGCCTGGCTCAACGCCTGGTCCGCCGCGTTCGCGGCCCGCACACCCGACTGCCTGCACACCGCCACCTTCTTCCCGGAGCAGGGGGTGGATGCGTACGTCCACCAGGCAGTGGAGGCAGGTGCCCGGGTGTTCAAGGCACACCTCCAGGTCGGCGGCTACGACCCGAACGACCGCCTGCTCGACCCGGTCTGGGGGCTGCTGGCCGAGGCCGATATCCCCACCGTGATCCACTGCGGCTCCGGTCCCGTCCCCGGCAGGTACACCGGCCCCGCCCCGGTCGCCCGGCTGCTGGACCGCCATCCCCGGCTGCCGTTGATCATCGCGCATATGGGCCTGCCCGAGTACGCGGACTTCCTCGACCTGGCCGACCGCCATCCGACGGTGCGCTTTGACACCACCATGGCCTTCACCGACTTCTCCGAGCGGTTCGGCGGGTTCCCGCCCGCGGACCTCGGACGGCTCGCGGACCTCGGCGACCGGATCCTGTTCGGAACCGACTTCCCGAACATCCCCTACCCGTACGAGCACCAGCTCGCCGCCCTCGAACGACTGGGCCTGGGCGACCCCTGGCTACGGGCGGTCTGCCACGACAACGGCGCCCGGCTGTTCATGCTCGACGGCTGA
- a CDS encoding response regulator transcription factor gives MTATTTSLASTSTSNHTALVRPDGGPCRVLVVDDEASLSELLSMALRYEGCEVRSAGDGAGALRAARDFRPDVVVLDVMLPDMDGLTVLGQLRREIPQVPVLFLTAKDSVEDRIAGLTAGGDDYVTKPFSLEEVVARLRGLVRRSGAAQAARGGSVLTVGDLRLDEDSHEVVRGGQDVHLTATEFELLRYLMRNPRRVLSKAQILDRVWSYDFGGQANVVELYISYLRRKLESGLGLPPMIHTRRGAGYLIKPAE, from the coding sequence ATGACTGCGACGACCACCTCCCTTGCGTCCACGTCCACCAGCAACCACACGGCTCTGGTACGGCCCGACGGCGGGCCCTGCCGGGTGCTCGTCGTCGACGACGAGGCCTCCCTCTCCGAGCTGCTGTCCATGGCCCTGCGCTACGAAGGTTGCGAGGTCCGCAGCGCCGGCGACGGCGCCGGGGCACTGCGGGCCGCGCGCGACTTCCGCCCCGACGTGGTCGTCCTCGACGTCATGCTCCCCGACATGGACGGTCTCACCGTCCTCGGACAGCTGCGCCGGGAGATCCCCCAAGTTCCCGTCCTGTTCCTGACCGCCAAGGACTCTGTGGAGGACCGCATCGCGGGCCTCACCGCGGGCGGCGACGACTACGTCACCAAGCCCTTCAGCCTGGAAGAGGTCGTGGCCCGGCTGCGCGGCCTGGTGCGGCGTTCGGGTGCGGCGCAGGCGGCGCGCGGCGGCTCCGTGCTGACCGTCGGCGACCTGCGCCTCGACGAGGACAGCCACGAGGTGGTGCGCGGCGGCCAGGACGTCCACCTGACGGCCACCGAGTTCGAGCTGCTGCGCTATCTGATGCGCAACCCGCGGCGTGTGCTGAGCAAGGCGCAGATCCTGGACCGGGTCTGGTCCTACGACTTCGGCGGTCAGGCCAACGTGGTCGAGCTCTACATCTCCTACCTGCGCCGCAAGCTGGAGAGCGGCCTCGGCCTGCCTCCGATGATCCACACCCGGCGCGGCGCCGGCTACCTGATCAAGCCGGCCGAGTAG